The DNA sequence CCCGTGCCGTCAATAGCAGCATAGACGATGTTCTCGCAAACCGGGTCACAGGCAACATGTACTACACCACCGTCGCCGGGCAGGTCATCGGTAACGTCCCAGGTCTCGCCGCCGTCCTCGGACCAGGCGACCGGCTCGTCACCGGCACCGCCGACGACAACCCAGCCCTGCTTGCAGCAGGAAGTTATGCTGTGACCGTAGTCGAGGCCGGTGTCTACGCCGTCGGAGGGGCGCCGTCCGTACTGGGTGGAGGTAGAGACCTGGCCGTTCTCATCGAGGATGTAGACGATGTTCTCGCTCTCAACGGCGAAGTCCTGGATGGTCAGCTTCTGGTTGACCGCCTTGTTCCAGCACTGGCCGCAGTCGCGGCTGTAGTAGAGGTTCTCGGTATCCTGAATGCCCATGTAGATGGTGCAGCATTCGGTGTCCTCGTCGCAGGGCAGCCGCAGCAGGATGTTGGGAGTCTCTTCGTCCTCTGCAAGAAGATCATAATCAGCCCAGTCGCCGTGGTAGACGCGCTCCCAGGTGTCGCCGTTGTCGTAGCTGCGCCAGACGGAGTCGCAGGCGAACCAGCCTGCATTTTCATCATAGGTATCGCAGCAGTCGCGGTCATCTATTATGCAGGGGTACCTCCCCGAGAGGTAAGGAGTACAGGGTAGGCCGAGAGTTGGTTCTGTAGGTGTTTCAACTTCGACCAATGCCGAGTTGATGGTGGAGAGGTAGATCACGCTGCAGTCGGGGCAGACCGCCAGGTCGGAGAGGAAGTCGATATCGGTGTCGATTAAGCCGATCTGGTTGAAGGAGACGGCGTCATCGAGGCTCACCGAGAAGGCGGACTCGTCAAGGGCATTGCCCGGTACTCCCCCATTTTCTCCCAGATACCAACCTTCAAAACCCCACATAACCGAGTTCAGAAATTCATTCAATTCACCAGCGTCAGCGATATCAAAGGCGTCGTACATGTAGGTCTGGCTGCCGGTGGTGGTGGCGAAGGCCTTCTCACCGTCTTCGGTGTAGGTCACCACCGCGTACATGGGTCCCGAGGGGTCCTTGCAGGCGCACTCCCACTCGGGGCAGCAGTCATCGAGCTCTACGGTGTGGTAGACCGCCACGCCGGCGCAGGCCTCAATACAGGATGGGTCAAAGGCTAAAATATTCGGGAACCCTCCATCTAAGGTAACATCAATATCGAAGCCCAGGGTGCCCACCATCGCCTTACAGGTGTCGGCGTCACCGTGGACATCGATGCTGGCCAGCAGCGGGTCTCCCGAGGGTCCGCAGCGCATGGAGAGGTCATCGCAGTCCTCGGAGATGAAGACGAAGCCGCCAGCCTGCTCGCTTACCGAATGAATGGCATCGACGTAGAGATAGACGTTGTTGGCGCTGCCATCCTGTCCGTCGAAGTCGGCGGGCAGGGCGAAGCCCATCATGTAGCGGCCATAGAAGGTAAAGAGTGCCGCTCCTTCATCGGTTACCTGGACCGGGGCATTGCCAAAGCCGGCCTCGGCGTTCCAGGCGCCGCCGCCATCCCAGGTGCCTTCGATGAGATAGGGGTAGTGGTACCAGGACACGTCGTCATCTACCGGTCCACCGACGCCCATGGCGACGATGGTGTCGTCCATGTCGAAGTTGGGCGAGAAGTCAACGGCAACGATGCCGGTGGAGAATATCTCCCAATCCTGAGTGTCACAGGGGTCTTCGCTGGCCCCGTCCCAGCCGTCGTAGCAGCGGGTGTCTTCCCAGCCTCCGGTGAGCCAGGTCCCTGCCTCGAGACGGAAGATGGCACCGGGTGCGCCGACACCGGGATCAACAGGAGCTAATGGATCCACGCTCGGATCAGCTATAAAAAGACTGTTAACGGTAGCGGTACCGGCCAGGGCGATGTTGTGGATGCCGTCCCGCTCGATGGAGATGGCCATGTCGGCGATGGTGACCATGTTCTCGGCGCCGTCAACCACCGGGTGGGCGTAGGTGAAGTTATCCCCGCCATCCTCGGAGGCGACTACAAAGGGAACGACATTTACGCCGCTAGGATGATTAGGATTTGGAATCAGTGTAGATCCAACTGAGTCGTTATCGAAATATCCAGCCACGGCGATCCAGTCGTCATCGTCGGGGGCACTCGCCACCAGGTTCAGGCTGACGATTTCCCAGGACTCGAAGGGAAGACTGGAGGCATCGACGACGTTCTCGGTGATGTCGCTCCAGGTGACGCCGCCGTCATCCGACTTGACCAAGGCCCAGGTGCTCCACCCTTCATCATCTTCTCCCTCAGTCAATGGGTCAGGGTCATTAAAATAGCCGACCTCGGTGCAGCCGGCGTTCAGCTCGAGGATGGCGTAAACGATGTCGCCCTCGTCGCCGCCGACGGCGTAGTCGAGGATGTCGGAGCTGGGCAGGATGACCATGTCATCCCAGCTCGGCGTGCCGACCGGGCCCCATTCCATCTCGTCGGCCTGGGCCGCCGGAGAAGCTATGAAAGCAGCGCCCAGCGAGAAGACGAGACCAAGGGTCAGTCCCACGCCAAGTATCTTAGATATTAGTTTAGTTTTCATCGACCTAAATTTTCTCCTTAATTTTTAGTACTACCTTTTCTCCAGATAAAGACATATCAACATATACCTCTTTTTCTCTGTGGAGAAAGGCTATGTTTTCTGGTTTTCGGATATGCACCTAGTATCAAGGGCGTTCCCCTTCGGGGTAGAGGTATCTGGAATATCCCTCCGGGCTCTATCTATGGCATCACCTCCTTGGCCTAGTAACTCAATTGTTATTATACCATAGTCTGTCAATAGGTCAAGGCATTCCCTCAATCCGTGGATTTTAGGGAAAGGACGGGGGTTATGGCAAAAACTGAGGGTTTTCAGGTTCGCAACAGCAATTGAATAATCGCCAACTGTTAAGAAATGTCCTTTGGCGGGTGGTCAGTCGATTATTTGGACAGTAAAATTACCGCTGAGGGCAAACCCTACCCCTCCCAACTGTCGGCTTGGGGAATCGTCCTGTAGAAAACCGATTGTCTTTGGTGGCTTTAGCTGGTATCCCACATCAATTGCCGGATCCTTATCTGCGCTGGAGCAATCAGCGCCTTCAGTATCCGGTCGGCTATGCGCAGCAGCGTCTGCCCGGCATGCTTTATGACGCGACCCATCACGGTGAACACCGAAAATCGCAGTCGCTTAGGGTGGGCACTAGCGTATTCCTCAGGTAGGGCCACCTTTTTCATAAGCTGGAGCAGATTATGTGTAATCACCTGTAGCCTTAACCAGGCAGCGTTGGCGCCATGTTTACCGCTGGGAAATACGCCAGCCGCAAGCTCGTTGGCTAAGATATGGTGTACCTGCTCAATAGTGCCTGCCTTGCCTCGTTGCCACTCCAGTAAAGCTTGCCCCTCCATATCCCATCGGTTGCTGACCACGGCAAAGTGGCGCACACTCGTGCCATCCCTGAAAAACTCCCCTTGCTGGCGGCGTATCCTTACCGCAACATACCGGTAAGGGTAGCTATCTCTCCTCTCATAATGCCGAGTAGGTACATAGGGCACCTCAGCCCACTCCTTTACTACCCCGTCTTTCTCGATTTTCCACAAATGCCAGGCGTCCTCGGCCAGCCTTTCGATTTCGGCTTTAAGACCTCGGCTCATATCAGCACTGACAGCAAACTCCCAGCCACGGCTGCGCCAGTGGTCTAAAGCTTCCTGCTGATAAGCCGCTGAATCGGAGCGCACCTTTACCCGCCACGAACCCGGTGGCAGCATAGCGTAGGCTTCATCTACCAGCCGGGTTATATCCTTAGACGGGGAGACATTACCCTGCCTGAATTCGTCGTCCAGCACCAGCATAGTCTCTGCCCAGGATACCTTTGCTGATTGAAAGGCCTTATACCCTTCATAACAATGCTGGGCTCCCTCTTTTGTGGTTTCTACCAACTGGACATCTACATCCAGGGTGACATCCCACTCCGGATGAACAGCCGTAATATAAGCCAATATAGCTCGTCGATTTACTTCTCTCAAGCCCACCAGAGACTTCGATTCCAACGGTATGAAACTGCCTTGCAGCGGCTGGCCTATCATGAGCGCCTCATCGTGGAACCTGTCTAACCACTGCCGTGCTGTCTCCGGAGCTGGTGGGCGATAGCCAAGTAATACCTCCAGGCCTTCATCCTCTCGTAACCTCTCCATATCGTCAATACAATCGCCACCCAAAGCACTTAACAATGCAAAGCTCTCCACGATTTGCCCTTGCTTAAGCCCCTTGGCCGACCCCTTCTGCGGTAGCACCTTGTTAGCTGCGGCCTCTAAGCCAGAGCGGCGGAATAACTCCACAAGCAGAGAGGCACCAGCCCATGGGGTCGATGCCTCCCGTAAACCTCCCACTATCTCGGCACCCAGGACTTTATCTTTCTGCCTCATCATCACCTCCTGGGTGATAGTTTATCACTCCTGGGTCATGACTGCATCACGACAAAATCCACGGATCGGGGGCATTCCTTAATCCACCATCAAAAATGATTGACGGAACCTTCTTGGTGCGTAGCGCAAAGCTGAACTATAATAAAAGCAAGACAAAAAACTATCACCAAAGGGGTGAACGAACAATGACACAAGGAGTTTTGCCGTTCCGATATGAATGCGAGCGCACCGGCTCGGGAATGACAGCACTGGCGGGCCTGCTTCCCTACGTGGAGTTGGCAGCAGTATCCGGGTTGAGTGACTCCATCCGCCGCCATCTGCAAGTATGCGTCGACCAAAAGCAGGGTTGGACCGACAGCCAGATTGTCCTGCCGCTGGTATTGCTCAATGTGGCCGGTGGCAATTCAGTGGATGACCTACAGATATTGGAGAGGGACGAAGGTTTTGCCAAAGTGTTGCGCCGGATAGAGATGCACGGAATTCGGCGCAGGGAGCGCCGGGAGCTGGAGCGGCGGTGGCGTAAGGAACGAAAACGGGCAGTACCCTCACCATCGGCAGTCTTCCGCTATCTGGGAGCGTTCGACAAGCCAGGCGAGGAGGCAAAGCGGGTGGTGGGACACGCCTTTATCCCGGCGCCCAATGAGCATCTGCAGGCACTGGTTCGGGTGAACGAGGACTTCCTGCGATTCGCCCAGCGGAAATCACCGCAGTCTGAGGCTACGCTGGAGGAGGATGCCACCCTGGTGGAAACGTTTAAGCAGGAAGCCCTGTATTGCTACCAGGGGTACAGGGCTTATCAGCCACTGACTATCCGCTGGGCGGAGCAAGATCTGGTGGTGATTTCAGAGTTCCGGGATGGCAATGTTCCCGCCAGCTATGAGAACCTACGAGTATTCCAGCAGGCTTTGGCACTGCTGCCGGCGGGTGTAGTCAAGGTTTATCTTCGCGGCGATACCGCGACTTACCAGCGGGATATTCTGAGCTACTGCGCAGAGGGGAAGAACGAACGGTTCGGGGTCATTGAGTTTGCCGTTGGGGTGGATGTGACGCCGGAATTCAAGCGGGCGGTGGCTGAAGTCGAGGAAGGCGAATGGCATCAGTTGGAACGCCAAGTGGACGGGAAGACGCTGCCGACGGGGCAAGAATGGGCCGAGGTCTATTTCGTGCCTAATTGGACGGCGCAGCGCAAGGATGGCCCCACTTATCGCTTCTTGGCTATTCGTGAGTTGCTGCAGCAAGCGGAGATGCCGGGACTCGAAGCCCAGCTCCCCTTCCCCACCATGACCTTTGGTGAGAAGCGCTATAAGCTGTTTGGCCTGGCGACCAATCGGAGCCTTCCCGGAGACAAGCTCATCTGGTGGTCCCGGGAGCGCTGTGGCAAGGGTAAGGAGATACACAAGATTATGAAGGAGGACCTGGCCGGCGGTCAGCTGCCCTCGGCTCGTTTCGGCGCCAACGCCGCCTGGTGGGGAATTATGGTTCTCGCCTTCAACCTGAACTCCGTGATGAAGCGACTGGTACTGCCCAAGGGGTGGGCTCCCAAGCGGCTGAAGGCAATCCGGTTTGGGTTTATCCACGTAGCCGGTCGTTTGCTGGTCCGCTCCCGACAGCTCATCATTCGTCTGAGTAATGGTCACCCGGCTTATGAACTGCTTATGGAGGTGCGAAGGCGCCTCTGGGCTCTCTGGGATGCCGCGCCAGCCTGTGTGGCTGCTCGGTCGCCCTGACGCCCCTGAGGGTAAACCTATGACCAGACCTGGGCGGTTGCGTAACGATGACCTCGGGGGACGGAAAGACATGTCTCTTTCAGGGCGAAACCCCCTGTGGAACAACTCGAGGACTGGTTGAGAGGCGAAATATAGCCTTTGGTGGGTCTGAAGAGTGAACTGGAAGGCTTGGGGTCACTGTAGCAACCCCAAAACCCAAAATATTTTTATCAGATGGTGGATTTTGGGCATTCATTTTGTAAATCCATAACAAACGTCGTCAACATCCGTTCTTATGGATTCGGTAAACAGAAGACAATAGAAGAAAAAACCTTAAATAGCGTAGCCAGGAATAAAATCAAATTAGGTGGGGTTCCTTCATTATTAATATAATGTAATCAAGATCAAATTACCGGACGGATATCAGCATTGCATTCAGTAGGGGAAACAGAGCGGGCTGTTTTTGAATTTCCGTAGTGCACATATGGGTGTATCTCATCGTGGTCGCAATACTCTCATATCCCATGATAACTCTCAGGTTTGCAGATTGGCCCCGTTACTGACTGCTGACCTGCCGATCTTGATTTATGAGTATCACAC is a window from the Dehalococcoidales bacterium genome containing:
- a CDS encoding IS1380 family transposase, with the translated sequence MRQKDKVLGAEIVGGLREASTPWAGASLLVELFRRSGLEAAANKVLPQKGSAKGLKQGQIVESFALLSALGGDCIDDMERLREDEGLEVLLGYRPPAPETARQWLDRFHDEALMIGQPLQGSFIPLESKSLVGLREVNRRAILAYITAVHPEWDVTLDVDVQLVETTKEGAQHCYEGYKAFQSAKVSWAETMLVLDDEFRQGNVSPSKDITRLVDEAYAMLPPGSWRVKVRSDSAAYQQEALDHWRSRGWEFAVSADMSRGLKAEIERLAEDAWHLWKIEKDGVVKEWAEVPYVPTRHYERRDSYPYRYVAVRIRRQQGEFFRDGTSVRHFAVVSNRWDMEGQALLEWQRGKAGTIEQVHHILANELAAGVFPSGKHGANAAWLRLQVITHNLLQLMKKVALPEEYASAHPKRLRFSVFTVMGRVIKHAGQTLLRIADRILKALIAPAQIRIRQLMWDTS
- a CDS encoding IS1380 family transposase — translated: MTQGVLPFRYECERTGSGMTALAGLLPYVELAAVSGLSDSIRRHLQVCVDQKQGWTDSQIVLPLVLLNVAGGNSVDDLQILERDEGFAKVLRRIEMHGIRRRERRELERRWRKERKRAVPSPSAVFRYLGAFDKPGEEAKRVVGHAFIPAPNEHLQALVRVNEDFLRFAQRKSPQSEATLEEDATLVETFKQEALYCYQGYRAYQPLTIRWAEQDLVVISEFRDGNVPASYENLRVFQQALALLPAGVVKVYLRGDTATYQRDILSYCAEGKNERFGVIEFAVGVDVTPEFKRAVAEVEEGEWHQLERQVDGKTLPTGQEWAEVYFVPNWTAQRKDGPTYRFLAIRELLQQAEMPGLEAQLPFPTMTFGEKRYKLFGLATNRSLPGDKLIWWSRERCGKGKEIHKIMKEDLAGGQLPSARFGANAAWWGIMVLAFNLNSVMKRLVLPKGWAPKRLKAIRFGFIHVAGRLLVRSRQLIIRLSNGHPAYELLMEVRRRLWALWDAAPACVAARSP